The proteins below come from a single Vibrio natriegens NBRC 15636 = ATCC 14048 = DSM 759 genomic window:
- the flgL gene encoding flagellar hook-associated protein FlgL gives MLTRISSFHNYQSVQNDLRRQENKVHHNQEQLASGKKLLKPSDDPLAAHYVQNIGQQQEQIQQYLSSITLVRNRLENHEVNIANAESFADESKRLTMEMINGALSVEDRQAKKRELEEIANNFLSLVNAQDESGNYVFAGTKSKSQPFYRDKDGSVQYAGDDYQRKMKVSNMLEMPMNDPGSKLFMEIPNPFGDYQPNYELQNGSELLLGKATNADTEDTASYRVTFVDMNNGKFGYQLERNGSVVKADEFSPEKGIEYKELKMQVKGQITPGDSIGIEKRESFNIFDTFKQAMSWSEQSVSDTSSTAKLHQMTEEFQAAFIHLNKARTDVGARLSTLDIQEQNHEDFNLSLAKAKSNFEDLDYSKAVIEFSENSRALQASQQAFGKTKDLTLFNYI, from the coding sequence GTGTTAACCCGAATTTCTAGTTTCCATAACTATCAGTCCGTACAAAATGACTTGCGCCGCCAGGAGAACAAGGTTCATCACAATCAAGAACAACTTGCATCGGGTAAGAAGTTGCTTAAGCCAAGTGATGACCCTTTGGCTGCGCATTACGTTCAGAATATTGGTCAGCAGCAAGAGCAAATACAGCAGTATTTAAGCTCGATAACTTTGGTACGTAACCGGCTAGAAAACCACGAAGTGAACATCGCCAACGCAGAGAGTTTCGCTGACGAATCAAAACGTCTCACGATGGAAATGATTAACGGTGCGCTCTCTGTCGAGGACAGACAAGCCAAAAAGCGTGAACTGGAAGAAATTGCCAATAACTTTCTGAGTTTGGTGAATGCGCAAGATGAGTCGGGGAATTATGTATTTGCCGGTACAAAGTCGAAAAGTCAGCCTTTTTATCGCGACAAAGACGGCAGTGTGCAGTACGCCGGTGATGACTATCAGCGCAAGATGAAAGTATCCAACATGCTTGAGATGCCGATGAACGACCCTGGCAGCAAATTGTTTATGGAGATCCCTAACCCGTTTGGTGATTATCAGCCGAATTACGAGTTGCAGAACGGTTCAGAGTTGTTGTTAGGTAAAGCTACCAATGCTGACACAGAAGATACGGCTTCTTACCGGGTGACATTTGTTGATATGAATAACGGTAAGTTTGGCTATCAGTTAGAGCGTAATGGTTCGGTCGTTAAAGCGGATGAATTTTCACCTGAGAAAGGCATTGAGTACAAAGAGTTAAAAATGCAGGTAAAAGGGCAGATTACGCCCGGCGACAGCATTGGTATTGAAAAGCGTGAATCTTTCAATATTTTCGACACCTTTAAGCAAGCCATGTCATGGTCTGAACAATCTGTTTCGGATACATCCTCAACAGCGAAATTACATCAAATGACCGAAGAATTTCAGGCGGCGTTTATTCATCTCAACAAGGCGCGCACCGATGTCGGGGCAAGGTTAAGTACCCTCGATATTCAGGAGCAAAACCACGAAGACTTTAATCTGTCGCTGGCCAAGGCAAAGAGCAATTTTGAAGATTTAGATTACTCGAAAGCCGTGATTGAATTCAGTGAGAATTCACGTGCTTTGCAAGCCTCACAACAAGCTTTTGGTAAAACCAAAGACCTGACGTTATTTAATTATATCTAG
- a CDS encoding flagellar basal body rod protein FlgF — protein sequence MDRALFLAMSGAKQNMQALQLRANNLANVSTTGFRADLAQARSMQAYGEGLPSRVFSMTERPGHNFAQGSVITTGRDLDITIEGSGWLSVLDHTGKEGLTRNGNLKVDQNGLLTNASGHAVLGENDAPITLPIPLSKIEIGRDGTISVLPQGAPAEELQVVDRIKLVKTDDRNLFKDTNGLFRHKTPNQPYEADATIGIQTGAIEGSNVNAVGEMTALIDLQRQFEMQVKMMSTAEEMDKSSDSLLRMS from the coding sequence ATGGATCGCGCACTGTTTCTCGCAATGAGCGGCGCCAAGCAAAACATGCAGGCTCTGCAATTGCGTGCCAACAACCTGGCCAACGTGAGCACCACGGGTTTTCGTGCGGATTTGGCACAGGCTCGTTCGATGCAAGCGTATGGAGAAGGGCTCCCTTCACGTGTGTTTAGCATGACTGAGCGTCCGGGACATAACTTTGCTCAAGGCAGTGTGATCACCACTGGCCGCGATTTGGATATTACTATCGAAGGCAGCGGTTGGTTGTCTGTTTTAGACCACACGGGCAAAGAAGGGTTGACCCGTAACGGCAACTTAAAAGTCGATCAAAATGGCTTGCTGACTAATGCGAGTGGCCATGCCGTATTGGGTGAGAATGACGCCCCGATTACTTTACCTATCCCTCTATCTAAAATTGAAATCGGTCGTGACGGCACCATCTCTGTACTTCCACAAGGTGCTCCAGCAGAAGAATTACAAGTGGTTGATCGTATCAAGCTTGTGAAAACTGACGACCGCAATTTATTTAAAGACACCAATGGCTTATTTCGCCATAAAACTCCAAACCAGCCTTACGAAGCAGACGCAACCATCGGCATCCAGACCGGTGCTATTGAAGGAAGTAACGTCAATGCCGTGGGTGAAATGACGGCATTGATTGACCTTCAGCGTCAGTTTGAAATGCAAGTCAAGATGATGAGTACCGCTGAAGAGATGGACAAGTCTTCAGATTCACTGCTTCGTATGAGTTAA
- the flgC gene encoding flagellar basal body rod protein FlgC translates to MSLFNVFNVTGSAMSAESVRLNTTSSNLANADSVSSSAKDTYKARHAVFGAELGNAMRNGNTVPVKVLGIVESDKPLNAEYNPDHPLANEQGYIYKPNVNVMEEMANMISASRAYQTNVQVADSSKQMLLRTLQMGQ, encoded by the coding sequence ATGAGCTTATTTAACGTTTTCAATGTGACAGGTTCCGCAATGAGCGCTGAGTCTGTTCGTCTGAATACTACCTCAAGCAACCTGGCGAATGCGGATAGTGTCAGTAGCTCTGCGAAAGACACTTACAAAGCGCGTCATGCTGTATTTGGCGCCGAGTTAGGTAACGCCATGCGTAACGGTAATACGGTACCAGTGAAAGTGTTGGGAATTGTAGAAAGTGATAAACCGTTAAATGCGGAGTACAACCCTGATCATCCTCTTGCAAACGAACAAGGCTACATCTACAAGCCAAACGTTAATGTAATGGAAGAAATGGCAAACATGATTTCGGCTTCTCGCGCATATCAAACCAATGTTCAAGTTGCCGACTCAAGTAAACAAATGCTGCTGCGTACGCTGCAGATGGGTCAATAA
- the flgK gene encoding flagellar hook-associated protein FlgK, giving the protein MASDLLNVGTQSVLTAQRQLNTTGHNISNVNTEGYSRQSVVQGTNDPRQFGGATYGMGVHVENVRRSWDQFAVNELNMASTNNANKTDTQDNLDMLSGMLSSVASKKIPENLNEWFDAVKTMSDTPNDLGARKVVLEKSKIFSDTLNDFHETVRLQSDVTNKKLDMGIERINQIALEIRDTHRLMMRTPGPHNDLMDQHEKLIKELSEYTKVTVTPRKNAEGFNVHIGNGHTLVSGTEASQLKMIDGYPDVLQRRLAMVEGGGIKAIQSDDIDGKMGALLNMRDQHIPQLLDEMGRLATGFSYKVNQLQSQGLDLNGKIGKEVFTDINSELVAQSRVFAAPDSQAEVAVYVDDISALKGGEYTLRYDGDQYSVTTPKGEQLKLDIDQSDSSFVLDGMNVQIGEGLATGERVLLRPTRSGAAIIKMETNDAKSIAAQSYEASTTFAQGSAKFKIHEAGDVREFEVTVQPADEKHDKAWLKITDNKGNLLSDNYDYPLDKDNPIIEISVPKNHPLYKNGDATIFELSEGALLNDKFTANLVPSPGGNGNLRKMQQLQTDKMMDGQSSTLIDVYHNLNTEVGLKSATANRLASVAQLEHESAQERVASISGVNLDEEAANMMKFQQAYMASSRVMQAANDTFNTILQLR; this is encoded by the coding sequence ATGGCGTCGGATCTTCTGAATGTAGGTACTCAAAGTGTGCTTACCGCTCAGAGACAATTGAATACCACTGGTCATAACATTTCTAATGTTAATACAGAGGGTTATAGCCGTCAGTCTGTGGTTCAAGGCACTAACGATCCGCGTCAGTTTGGCGGAGCCACTTATGGCATGGGCGTACATGTGGAAAATGTTCGCCGCTCTTGGGATCAGTTTGCCGTCAATGAACTCAATATGGCATCGACCAACAATGCCAACAAAACCGATACCCAAGATAATCTCGACATGCTTTCAGGCATGCTGAGCTCGGTTGCCTCGAAGAAGATCCCTGAAAACCTCAATGAATGGTTTGATGCAGTTAAAACCATGTCTGACACCCCAAATGATTTAGGCGCGCGTAAAGTGGTGCTTGAGAAGTCAAAGATCTTTTCTGACACATTGAACGATTTCCATGAAACGGTTCGATTACAGTCTGATGTAACCAACAAAAAGTTGGATATGGGGATAGAGCGCATTAACCAGATCGCGCTGGAGATTCGCGATACTCATCGTCTCATGATGCGTACTCCGGGGCCGCACAATGATCTGATGGACCAACATGAGAAGCTGATTAAGGAACTGTCTGAATACACCAAGGTCACGGTTACCCCGCGCAAAAATGCGGAAGGGTTTAACGTCCACATTGGTAATGGCCACACTTTAGTCTCAGGCACCGAAGCCAGTCAGTTAAAAATGATTGATGGGTATCCAGACGTTCTCCAGAGACGTTTGGCGATGGTGGAAGGTGGCGGCATCAAGGCGATTCAATCAGACGACATCGACGGAAAAATGGGTGCTCTTCTCAATATGCGTGACCAGCACATTCCACAGTTACTTGATGAGATGGGCCGATTGGCTACCGGTTTTTCATACAAAGTGAATCAGCTGCAATCCCAAGGTTTAGACCTAAATGGCAAAATTGGTAAAGAGGTGTTTACCGATATTAACTCGGAACTGGTCGCACAATCACGAGTGTTCGCCGCGCCTGACTCTCAGGCAGAAGTCGCGGTTTATGTGGATGATATCTCTGCACTCAAAGGCGGGGAATATACGTTGCGCTATGATGGCGACCAGTACAGCGTCACGACCCCTAAGGGTGAGCAGCTTAAGCTTGATATCGATCAGTCGGATTCTTCCTTCGTGTTGGACGGTATGAACGTTCAAATTGGTGAAGGCCTTGCCACTGGCGAACGTGTACTTTTACGTCCTACCCGCAGCGGTGCCGCCATCATTAAAATGGAAACCAACGACGCAAAATCCATTGCGGCGCAAAGCTATGAAGCGTCTACCACGTTTGCTCAAGGCAGCGCCAAATTCAAAATTCATGAAGCCGGTGACGTTAGAGAGTTTGAGGTAACGGTACAGCCTGCGGACGAAAAACATGACAAAGCGTGGCTAAAAATTACCGATAACAAAGGCAATTTATTGTCCGATAACTACGACTATCCGTTGGATAAAGACAATCCAATCATCGAAATTTCAGTGCCAAAGAACCATCCGTTGTATAAAAATGGTGATGCAACGATCTTTGAGCTCTCGGAAGGCGCACTGCTGAACGACAAATTTACGGCCAACTTAGTACCTTCGCCAGGTGGCAACGGCAACTTGAGGAAAATGCAGCAGTTGCAGACTGACAAAATGATGGATGGCCAGTCAAGCACTCTGATTGATGTTTACCACAATCTAAATACCGAGGTGGGGCTGAAATCGGCAACGGCTAACCGTTTGGCATCGGTTGCTCAGCTGGAACATGAATCCGCACAAGAACGTGTAGCGTCCATTTCTGGCGTCAACTTAGATGAAGAAGCCGCCAACATGATGAAATTTCAGCAGGCTTATATGGCGTCGTCACGTGTGATGCAGGCGGCGAATGATACCTTCAACACCATTTTACAACTGAGGTAA
- the flgG gene encoding flagellar basal-body rod protein FlgG, translating into MHPALWVSKTGLDAQQTNIATISNNLANASTVGYKKSRAVFEDLFYQNINQPGGQSSQNTELPSGLMLGAGSKVVATQKVHTHGNAQTTTNALDMMVEGDGFFQVTLPDGNIGYTRNGQFTLNGEGTLVTSGSGYPVEPEIVIPEDAISITVGTDGEVSVRVRGQQDNQVVGQLTITDFVNPGGLEPIGQNLYLPTGASGDPQEGVPGLDGLGEIRQSMLEASNVNVTEELVNMIEAQRVYEMNSKVISSVDKMMSFVNQQL; encoded by the coding sequence ATGCATCCAGCACTATGGGTTAGTAAAACCGGTTTAGACGCCCAACAAACCAACATCGCAACGATTTCAAACAACCTGGCGAACGCCTCAACGGTTGGCTACAAAAAAAGCCGTGCCGTATTTGAAGACTTGTTTTATCAGAACATTAACCAGCCAGGCGGTCAGTCTTCTCAGAACACAGAATTACCAAGTGGTTTGATGTTGGGTGCCGGTTCTAAAGTGGTTGCCACGCAAAAAGTGCACACCCATGGTAACGCGCAAACGACCACGAATGCGCTGGATATGATGGTGGAAGGCGATGGTTTCTTTCAGGTGACTTTGCCGGATGGCAACATCGGTTATACGCGTAATGGTCAATTCACGCTCAATGGTGAAGGTACGCTAGTGACGTCAGGCTCTGGTTACCCGGTAGAGCCAGAAATCGTCATTCCTGAAGACGCAATCTCAATCACTGTGGGTACGGACGGTGAAGTGTCAGTTCGCGTTCGTGGTCAGCAAGACAACCAAGTCGTCGGTCAGCTCACCATTACCGATTTCGTCAACCCGGGAGGTTTAGAGCCAATTGGTCAGAACCTTTATTTGCCGACTGGCGCGAGTGGTGACCCACAAGAAGGGGTACCAGGGCTGGACGGTTTGGGTGAAATTCGCCAATCCATGCTTGAAGCTTCGAACGTTAACGTGACCGAAGAGTTGGTCAATATGATCGAAGCGCAGCGTGTGTATGAAATGAACTCTAAAGTGATTTCATCCGTCGATAAGATGATGAGCTTCGTGAACCAGCAGCTGTAA
- the flgE gene encoding flagellar hook protein FlgE, translating to MSYVSLSGLSAAQLDLNTTSNNIANANTYGFKESRAEFADVYSNSLFTNAKTTPGGGVQAGQVAQQFHEGSSVYTNNPMDLRVSGTGFFAVAKDRLVPQQNEMTRNGAFHLNRDNYMVTANDEFLLGYEVNPDSGEVSSYEPQPINIPAEFGKPKQTANIEVGVNLPANGDLKDPTQFDFSDPDTYNRSTSSTIYDSMGQSYKLTTYYLKDQTQPNTWNTYYTVTDKDGEKPVNIAQGDATTASGHVGHTMRFNNDGTLASLNGGNPIRSVALGASVGEGGAAAENAGINLNGADPMQTLNFGLDASTQFAAPFELTKFDEDGATTGFLTKVDFDENGSVLGTYSNGENVTLGRVALVRVPNEQGLDKKGGTQWDSTQFSGDKIWGESNKGSFGTLNNGVLEQSNIDMTQELVDLISAQRNFQANSRSLEVHNQLQQNILQIR from the coding sequence ATGTCATATGTATCTTTAAGCGGTTTGTCCGCCGCTCAATTGGATTTAAACACCACCAGTAACAACATTGCGAACGCCAATACGTATGGCTTTAAAGAGTCTCGTGCCGAGTTTGCGGATGTCTACTCAAACTCTTTGTTCACCAACGCCAAAACCACACCGGGTGGTGGTGTTCAGGCTGGCCAGGTTGCTCAGCAATTCCACGAAGGTTCAAGTGTTTACACCAATAACCCGATGGATTTGCGTGTATCAGGAACGGGCTTCTTCGCCGTGGCGAAAGATCGTCTCGTGCCGCAGCAAAATGAAATGACACGTAACGGTGCATTTCATCTGAACAGAGACAACTACATGGTAACGGCGAACGATGAGTTTCTGCTTGGTTATGAGGTAAATCCAGACTCTGGTGAGGTGTCATCTTACGAGCCACAGCCAATCAATATTCCTGCCGAGTTTGGTAAGCCAAAACAAACGGCGAACATTGAAGTGGGCGTAAACTTACCTGCTAATGGTGATTTGAAAGATCCGACTCAGTTTGATTTTTCTGATCCAGATACTTACAACCGTTCAACGTCTTCAACCATTTACGACTCAATGGGTCAGTCTTACAAGTTGACCACTTACTACCTGAAAGACCAGACTCAGCCGAATACCTGGAATACCTATTACACGGTAACGGACAAAGATGGTGAGAAGCCGGTTAACATTGCTCAAGGTGATGCAACAACCGCATCTGGCCATGTTGGTCACACGATGAGGTTCAACAATGATGGTACTCTGGCGAGCCTAAACGGTGGCAACCCTATTCGCTCAGTGGCGTTAGGTGCTTCGGTTGGTGAAGGTGGTGCGGCGGCAGAAAATGCCGGTATCAATCTTAACGGCGCTGATCCGATGCAAACTCTGAACTTTGGTTTAGATGCATCAACTCAGTTTGCGGCGCCATTTGAACTGACCAAATTTGATGAAGATGGTGCTACGACGGGTTTCTTGACCAAAGTTGACTTTGATGAAAACGGCAGCGTGTTGGGCACATACTCAAACGGTGAAAACGTCACCCTGGGCCGCGTTGCGCTCGTCCGTGTTCCTAACGAACAAGGTCTGGATAAAAAAGGCGGCACTCAGTGGGATTCAACTCAGTTCTCTGGTGACAAAATCTGGGGCGAATCCAATAAAGGTTCGTTTGGTACCCTTAATAACGGCGTACTGGAGCAGTCAAACATTGACATGACTCAGGAGCTGGTGGATCTGATTTCGGCTCAGCGTAACTTCCAGGCTAACTCGCGTTCGCTAGAAGTGCATAACCAGCTACAACAAAATATTCTGCAGATCCGCTAA
- the flgJ gene encoding flagellar assembly peptidoglycan hydrolase FlgJ: protein MIKNPNDIGFIHDISSLDTLRQKAVKEGKDGEHEALRAAARQFESIFTSMMLKSMREANEGFESNFMNSQNEKFYRQMLDEQMASELSASGSMGLADMIVAQLTAGQGGDKSETAVRDAANNAVEYRRVDPKKARETEQRLIESGELERPNRTLADTQTPTRFDSPESFVSSMKPYAEKAAKALGVEPSLLLAQAALETGWGQKVVKNARGSSNNLFNIKADRSWQGEKVTTQTLEFHDNTPVKETAAFRSYSSYQDSFNDYVRFLNDNPRYEVALQRRGDSESFIRDIQHAGYATDPDYADKVLQVQQKIESM from the coding sequence ATGATTAAGAATCCTAACGATATCGGTTTTATCCACGACATCAGCTCACTCGATACTCTAAGACAAAAAGCCGTCAAAGAGGGCAAAGATGGTGAGCACGAAGCCTTGCGTGCAGCAGCGCGTCAGTTCGAATCCATTTTTACCTCAATGATGCTCAAGTCGATGCGTGAAGCAAACGAAGGTTTCGAGTCGAACTTCATGAACAGTCAGAACGAAAAGTTTTACCGTCAGATGTTGGACGAGCAGATGGCAAGTGAACTGAGTGCTTCGGGCTCAATGGGCCTCGCAGATATGATTGTCGCTCAGCTGACAGCAGGACAGGGCGGCGATAAGAGTGAAACTGCTGTGCGTGATGCGGCAAATAATGCCGTGGAGTATCGCCGTGTTGACCCGAAAAAAGCACGTGAAACAGAGCAGCGTTTGATTGAATCTGGCGAGTTAGAACGTCCAAACCGTACTCTAGCTGACACTCAAACACCGACTCGATTTGACTCTCCAGAATCTTTTGTCAGTTCAATGAAGCCTTATGCAGAAAAGGCAGCTAAAGCGTTAGGGGTTGAGCCATCTCTGCTTCTTGCTCAAGCCGCGTTAGAAACAGGCTGGGGACAAAAAGTAGTTAAGAACGCACGTGGCAGCAGCAACAATCTGTTTAATATCAAAGCGGATCGCAGTTGGCAGGGGGAGAAAGTCACCACTCAGACATTAGAGTTTCATGACAATACGCCAGTGAAAGAAACGGCCGCGTTCCGCTCGTACTCAAGCTACCAAGACAGCTTCAACGATTACGTTCGATTCTTAAACGATAATCCGCGTTATGAGGTCGCTCTGCAAAGACGTGGCGATTCCGAATCATTCATTCGTGACATTCAACATGCTGGTTACGCCACTGACCCTGACTACGCGGATAAAGTTCTGCAAGTGCAGCAGAAAATAGAAAGCATGTAG
- a CDS encoding flagellar basal body P-ring protein FlgI: MKKIFLLLLSAALFSTAAQAARIKDVAQVAGVRSNQLVGYGLVSGLPGTGESNPFTEQSFAAMLQNFGIQLPPGTKPKIKNVAAVMVTATLPPFSKPGQQVDVTVSSIGSAKSLRGGTLLQTFLKGLDGQVYAVAQGNLVVSGFSAEGADGSKIVGNNPTVGLISSGATVEREIPNPFGRGDYITFNLLESDFTTAQRMADAVNNFLGPQMASPVDATSVRVRAPRDVSQRVAFLSAIENLEFDPADSAAKIIVNSRTGTIVVGKHVRLKPAAVTHGGMTVSIKENLSVSQPNAFSGGQTVVVPDSDIEVNEEQGKMFKFEPGLTLDDLVRAVNEVGAAPSDLMAILQALKQAGAIEGQLIII; the protein is encoded by the coding sequence ATGAAAAAAATCTTTTTACTCCTACTGAGCGCTGCGCTGTTTTCAACTGCTGCTCAAGCCGCACGTATCAAAGACGTCGCGCAAGTGGCAGGGGTACGTAGCAACCAACTTGTAGGTTATGGTTTAGTTTCAGGCTTGCCGGGTACTGGGGAGTCTAACCCGTTTACGGAACAAAGCTTCGCGGCCATGCTGCAAAACTTCGGCATTCAACTGCCGCCGGGTACCAAGCCAAAAATCAAAAACGTTGCCGCTGTGATGGTAACGGCAACATTGCCGCCTTTTTCTAAGCCAGGTCAGCAAGTAGACGTCACGGTGTCATCCATCGGAAGCGCGAAAAGCCTGCGTGGTGGCACGCTACTGCAAACCTTCTTAAAAGGTTTAGATGGCCAGGTGTATGCTGTTGCACAAGGTAATTTGGTCGTTAGTGGCTTCAGTGCGGAAGGTGCCGATGGCTCAAAGATTGTCGGTAATAACCCAACCGTCGGTCTTATCTCTAGTGGTGCGACGGTAGAGCGTGAAATTCCTAACCCTTTTGGCCGTGGCGACTACATCACTTTCAACTTGCTAGAGTCTGATTTCACCACGGCGCAACGCATGGCCGATGCGGTTAATAATTTCCTAGGGCCTCAAATGGCGAGTCCGGTCGATGCGACATCCGTTCGTGTGCGCGCGCCGCGAGATGTGAGCCAGCGCGTAGCGTTTCTGTCTGCGATTGAAAATCTGGAATTCGACCCAGCGGATAGTGCCGCAAAAATCATCGTAAATTCCCGTACGGGTACCATCGTTGTCGGCAAGCATGTGCGCCTTAAGCCAGCTGCTGTGACGCACGGTGGTATGACGGTATCCATTAAAGAAAACCTCAGTGTGAGTCAGCCGAATGCCTTCTCGGGCGGCCAGACGGTAGTTGTTCCGGATTCTGACATTGAAGTGAACGAAGAGCAGGGCAAGATGTTCAAGTTTGAGCCGGGTCTGACGCTGGACGATTTGGTTCGCGCAGTCAATGAAGTCGGCGCTGCGCCTTCAGACTTGATGGCTATCTTACAGGCATTAAAGCAAGCTGGTGCGATTGAAGGCCAGTTGATCATCATCTAA
- the flgH gene encoding flagellar basal body L-ring protein FlgH, translating to MKRIYLLALISTMSGCAMLEPIETDEVSQATTVVDAVEGDKSEDSSGIVDTLRGRTDPVAGDPAWAPIHPKQKPEHYAAATGSLFSPEHITDLYDDSKPRGIGDIITVTLDETTSATKSANADLSKSNDSTMDPLSVGGQELQIGGNYNFSYDLNSSNSFVGDSSAKQSNSISGYITVEVIEVLANGNLVIRGEKWMTLNTGDEYIRLSGTIRPDDINFDNTIASNRVSNARIQYSGTGLQQDMQEPGFLARFFNVAL from the coding sequence ATGAAACGTATTTACCTGCTTGCACTTATTAGCACCATGTCTGGTTGTGCCATGCTAGAGCCAATTGAAACCGATGAAGTCTCTCAAGCAACCACGGTGGTTGATGCCGTTGAAGGCGATAAATCAGAAGACAGCAGCGGCATTGTAGACACTTTACGTGGCAGAACTGATCCGGTGGCTGGCGATCCTGCGTGGGCTCCAATTCATCCAAAACAGAAACCGGAACACTATGCTGCGGCAACCGGGTCATTATTCAGTCCAGAGCACATTACCGATCTTTACGACGACTCCAAACCTCGAGGTATTGGTGACATCATCACTGTAACGTTAGATGAAACCACGAGCGCGACTAAGAGTGCTAACGCGGATTTGTCGAAAAGTAATGATTCGACCATGGACCCGTTATCAGTTGGTGGGCAAGAGCTGCAAATCGGCGGCAATTACAACTTTTCTTATGACTTAAACAGCAGTAACAGCTTTGTGGGTGATTCGTCAGCGAAACAGAGTAACAGCATCAGCGGTTACATTACTGTCGAAGTGATTGAAGTACTTGCCAACGGTAATCTGGTTATCCGTGGCGAGAAGTGGATGACCCTGAATACGGGCGATGAGTACATTCGCTTAAGTGGCACCATTCGCCCTGACGACATTAATTTTGACAATACGATTGCTTCCAACCGGGTATCGAATGCCCGCATTCAGTATTCAGGCACCGGATTGCAACAAGATATGCAAGAGCCTGGCTTCTTGGCACGATTCTTTAATGTAGCGCTTTAA
- the flgD gene encoding flagellar hook assembly protein FlgD has translation MAGFNNVGQSGLSYIDQLKSLQENKKAEESTGKQDLKQEDFLSLLTKQLSQQDPFKPVSNDQMIAQMASFATVDGIGKMNTQFESLNSSMTSNQALQASSLVGRDVLVPGAAGVKQDEAPMAAMVKLSQSIDNLFVRVENEAGQLVRTFEVGAKPAGDTRVLWDGNDESGNPLPAGKYKVKASGLVDGASQEFPVSTYANVNSVLLGKGDGNVLLNLAGFESPVRLAEVLEVGKA, from the coding sequence ATGGCCGGATTTAACAACGTTGGTCAAAGCGGCTTGTCCTACATCGACCAGCTCAAAAGCCTACAAGAGAACAAAAAAGCGGAAGAGAGCACAGGTAAGCAGGACCTGAAACAGGAAGACTTCCTATCTTTGCTCACCAAGCAATTGTCTCAGCAGGACCCGTTTAAGCCAGTCAGCAATGACCAGATGATCGCGCAGATGGCGTCATTTGCGACCGTTGATGGCATCGGCAAAATGAACACTCAATTTGAGAGTTTGAACTCGTCGATGACATCGAACCAAGCATTACAGGCTTCTTCTCTGGTTGGGCGCGATGTGTTGGTCCCAGGCGCTGCGGGTGTGAAGCAAGACGAAGCCCCAATGGCAGCCATGGTTAAGCTTTCGCAGTCTATCGACAATTTATTTGTTCGTGTCGAAAACGAGGCTGGCCAACTGGTTCGTACTTTTGAGGTAGGGGCGAAACCAGCTGGTGACACCCGTGTACTCTGGGACGGTAATGATGAAAGCGGGAATCCATTGCCTGCCGGTAAATACAAAGTGAAAGCATCTGGCTTAGTTGATGGGGCGTCGCAAGAGTTCCCAGTCTCCACTTATGCCAATGTAAACAGCGTATTACTCGGTAAGGGTGACGGAAACGTATTACTTAATCTGGCGGGTTTTGAATCGCCAGTTCGACTTGCAGAAGTATTGGAAGTCGGCAAAGCGTAA
- the flgB gene encoding flagellar basal body rod protein FlgB: protein MAISFDNALGIHQHTVGVRERNAEVISTNIAQANTPGYKARGLDFAKELQAATSGASISLNRTDGRHIPATTTLTGDKLYRLPTQPDTGDGNTVDLDLERNLFMQNQIRHQASLDFLGGKFKNLTKAIKGD, encoded by the coding sequence ATGGCTATATCTTTTGACAATGCACTAGGCATCCACCAACACACGGTGGGCGTACGTGAGCGCAATGCTGAGGTGATTTCCACCAACATCGCGCAAGCAAACACGCCTGGCTACAAAGCAAGAGGTTTAGACTTTGCAAAGGAATTACAAGCGGCAACATCTGGGGCAAGTATTAGTCTTAATCGAACCGATGGTCGGCATATTCCTGCCACTACAACATTGACAGGGGACAAGCTATATCGTCTTCCTACCCAACCTGATACGGGTGATGGCAACACGGTAGATTTGGATTTAGAACGTAACCTGTTCATGCAGAACCAAATCAGACACCAGGCATCACTCGACTTTCTAGGTGGCAAATTTAAGAACTTAACCAAGGCAATCAAAGGGGATTAA